One region of Zootoca vivipara chromosome 7, rZooViv1.1, whole genome shotgun sequence genomic DNA includes:
- the KIAA0040 gene encoding uncharacterized protein KIAA0040 homolog, translating to MEQISQFFHSIWTFILSKHQEGVYNTVCLAVLLGLPTLVLLLSIFVCCHCCFCGGRRKDSGSYSTSEKRRKKLRRRKKEEDLWISAQPKALVLEKRPSLLA from the coding sequence ATGGAGCAGATCAGTCAGTTTTTCCACTCCATCTGGACTTTCATCCTCTCCAAACACCAGGAGGGGGTCTACAACACCGTCTGCCTGgctgtgcttctggggctgcccACCCTCGTGCTCCTGCTCAGCATCTTTGTCTGTTGCCACTGCTGTTTCTGCGGCGGTCGGAGGAAGGACAGCGGGAGCTACAGCACGAgtgagaagaggagaaagaagttgaggaggagaaagaaggaagaggacCTGTGGATTTCTGCACAGCCCAAAGCGCTCGTGCTGGAAAAGAGGCCATCGCTGCTGGCCtag